One genomic window of Actinoplanes lobatus includes the following:
- a CDS encoding glycosyltransferase family 4 protein yields the protein MKILHLSNLYAPVIGGLERSIATSGEEMVRRGHEITVLTLATPQAPHDEMINGVRVLRVRSVAGTLLPGMNRDPRKPFHPTVADPLTTAEIARVLRDNEFDLVHSHDWLMYSYLPLHSGPNGLPHVHTAHDFGLTCVRKTFAREGRRCDGPALGRCVRCASEQYGTPRSALLTAGLRAQRHRGIDVLTAISSSVASALNLARLPGDLPVQVISSLVPDGLDALARDTPRPEWLPDRPYLLFVGQLGPHKGIDVLFDAYQKLCADWQGPDEPPELVCLGTPRDDTPPVPDGVHMRTDVPHPSVMAAWRGAAAAVVPSLSEGMGQVAVEAMLAGAPLVASAAGGLPDVVEDGVSGLLVPPGDPGALHTALLRVLTDRDLAARLRAAGQKRGLEFTAARVVPKIEEVYRACIAAHPH from the coding sequence ATGAAGATCCTGCATCTGTCCAATCTCTATGCGCCGGTGATCGGCGGCCTGGAGCGCAGCATCGCCACCAGCGGCGAGGAGATGGTGCGCCGCGGGCACGAGATCACCGTGCTCACGCTGGCGACGCCGCAGGCGCCGCACGACGAGATGATCAACGGGGTACGCGTGCTCCGCGTCCGCAGCGTCGCCGGCACCCTGCTGCCCGGGATGAACCGGGATCCCCGCAAACCGTTCCATCCGACCGTCGCCGACCCGCTGACCACCGCGGAGATCGCGCGGGTGCTGCGGGACAACGAGTTCGACCTGGTGCACAGTCACGACTGGCTGATGTACAGCTACCTGCCGCTGCACTCCGGGCCGAACGGGCTGCCACACGTGCACACCGCCCACGACTTCGGGCTGACGTGTGTGCGCAAGACGTTCGCGAGGGAGGGCCGCCGTTGTGACGGGCCGGCCCTGGGCCGGTGTGTGCGGTGCGCCTCGGAGCAGTACGGCACACCGAGGTCCGCCCTGCTCACCGCCGGTCTGCGAGCCCAGCGGCACCGGGGCATCGACGTCCTCACCGCGATCTCGTCGTCGGTGGCGTCCGCGCTGAACCTGGCCCGGCTGCCCGGCGACCTGCCGGTACAGGTGATCTCCAGCCTGGTCCCGGACGGCCTGGACGCGCTGGCCCGGGACACCCCACGGCCGGAGTGGCTGCCGGACCGGCCCTACCTGCTGTTCGTCGGCCAGCTCGGCCCGCACAAGGGCATCGACGTGCTGTTCGACGCGTACCAGAAGCTCTGCGCCGACTGGCAGGGCCCGGACGAGCCGCCCGAACTGGTCTGCCTCGGCACCCCGCGCGACGACACCCCGCCCGTCCCGGACGGCGTCCACATGCGTACCGATGTGCCGCATCCCAGCGTGATGGCCGCCTGGCGGGGCGCCGCCGCCGCGGTGGTGCCGTCGCTGTCGGAGGGGATGGGCCAGGTGGCGGTCGAGGCGATGCTGGCCGGCGCCCCGCTCGTCGCGTCCGCCGCGGGCGGCCTGCCCGACGTGGTCGAGGACGGGGTGAGCGGCCTGCTCGTCCCGCCCGGCGACCCGGGCGCCCTGCACACCGCGCTGCTGCGCGTGCTCACCGACCGTGACCTGGCCGCCCGGCTGCGGGCCGCCGGTCAGAAGCGTGGCCTCGAATTCACCGCGGCCCGCGTCGTACCGAAGATCGAGGAGGTCTACCGTGCCTGCATCGCGGCCCACCCCCACTGA
- a CDS encoding lipopolysaccharide biosynthesis protein, with the protein MLMTTARRLSGDSLAWNSLLIMATTVGTGGLGYLYWMLAARTVPPDQVGPATALISAATAVSMVANLGAGHMFIQRLPGTDTGSWSRIVGAGLFAGSVATVATAAVTAMVVPALSGNFAFLSGAGATTALIATAVAVTLTTLLDNLYVAHRAGPGMLLRNLAVSGGKIVALAGVLAAGFHGAVAVLLSWTVPALVISLVTIVAALGRLRPGVRARLTGLRAELPHLRAALTGHHLINLTQAGPAALLPVLVTARLGADANAHFYLAWMTASMLFMVSPAVASALYAERTNAAQVTVTRAAVVVAAVVGGPAIALLAGGDLVLGLFSTAYATEGGTLLRFLVLAAIPDAVANLAVAHWRSRGEFRLCRRLNLIRAVTCLVLAWLLLPTHGVTGAGLAWLAGQTAAALLVVAGLDRKAATTGAMANERVPTAYPVGSRSGSKPAASPRPGETR; encoded by the coding sequence ATGCTGATGACCACCGCCCGGCGGCTGTCCGGGGACTCACTGGCCTGGAACAGCCTGCTGATCATGGCGACCACGGTGGGCACCGGCGGTCTCGGCTATCTCTACTGGATGCTGGCGGCGCGGACCGTCCCGCCGGACCAGGTCGGCCCGGCGACCGCACTCATCTCGGCCGCCACCGCGGTCAGCATGGTCGCCAACCTGGGCGCCGGGCACATGTTCATCCAGCGCCTGCCCGGCACCGACACCGGAAGCTGGTCCCGCATCGTCGGCGCCGGCCTGTTCGCCGGCTCGGTGGCCACCGTGGCCACGGCGGCCGTGACCGCGATGGTGGTTCCGGCGCTGTCCGGGAACTTCGCGTTCCTCTCCGGGGCGGGTGCGACGACCGCGCTGATCGCCACCGCGGTCGCCGTCACGCTGACCACCCTGCTGGACAACCTCTACGTCGCCCACCGGGCCGGGCCGGGCATGCTGCTGCGCAACCTGGCCGTGTCCGGCGGCAAGATCGTCGCCCTGGCCGGGGTGCTCGCCGCAGGCTTCCACGGCGCGGTGGCGGTGCTGCTCTCCTGGACCGTGCCGGCGCTGGTGATCAGCCTGGTCACGATCGTCGCCGCGCTGGGCCGGCTGCGCCCGGGGGTGCGGGCGCGGCTCACCGGCCTGCGTGCCGAACTGCCCCATCTGCGGGCCGCCCTCACCGGCCATCATCTGATCAACCTGACCCAGGCCGGCCCGGCGGCGCTCCTGCCGGTGCTGGTCACGGCCCGGCTGGGCGCCGATGCGAACGCCCACTTCTACCTGGCCTGGATGACCGCCTCGATGCTGTTCATGGTGTCCCCGGCGGTCGCCTCGGCCCTGTACGCGGAACGCACCAACGCCGCCCAGGTCACCGTCACCCGCGCCGCCGTCGTGGTGGCGGCCGTGGTCGGCGGCCCGGCGATCGCCCTGCTGGCCGGGGGCGATCTGGTGCTCGGCCTGTTCAGCACGGCCTACGCCACCGAGGGCGGAACGCTGTTGCGGTTCCTGGTGCTGGCCGCGATCCCGGACGCGGTGGCGAACCTGGCGGTGGCGCACTGGCGGTCCCGTGGCGAGTTCCGGCTCTGCCGCCGCCTCAACCTGATCCGTGCGGTGACCTGCCTGGTCCTGGCCTGGCTGCTGCTGCCCACCCACGGCGTGACCGGCGCCGGCCTGGCCTGGCTGGCCGGCCAGACCGCGGCCGCCCTCCTGGTCGTGGCCGGGCTCGACCGGAAAGCGGCGACCACGGGAGCGATGGCGAATGAACGAGTGCCCACGGCGTACCCCGTGGGTTCGAGAAGCGGCAGCAAGCCGGCGGCGAGCCCCCGACCCGGAGAAACCCGATGA
- a CDS encoding DUF6541 family protein: MSELASASATVGRTTDRRDDRPPEPPRRAWAGAAVAGASLTIAAAVGAAALVIAYRRAEWGQDGAFTWFWGGMLVFTLPAAYWGIRRGSDDRLRLAVLIGYACFTYLPKLLRNPTGPLFHDEYAHWGQSRDILLDGVLFQQNPIVRVIGDYPGLHATVASLASLTDLTVWHAALCVLMLAHVLVVLGVVVLAGQLWPDPRIAAAAAIIYSLNSSFLYFDTQLGYESLAIAVMIWALAAGLRAVRPHGRAARARWFALTLVMAVAITATHHLTAIWLTCMFGLVAFCCTVAAWRDRALSGPARTGWLLTIGTGATVAIWMGVVSPRTGRYLEPYLGRALDQFGGMAGGGSGSRTLFSQSIAPWWEQQAAFAAPGFALFAAVGAGLFWWRRRGRAEPLTRALSAAMLLLGALYFPATLLILTPSGAEGARRSWAFSYLGMALAVAPLIIALLDRARRPIGRSRLTASGPAGALLLTGCALVMIGNTASGMNPAYRMPGPPVFGSDTRAATPEVMAAARWLLETRGRGARLVADRYSGLIFGSYGEQEPTTGSESFRAYDLYIAQPGRPMPAAILEQLRTWRFEYLVVDRRMAEQVPDIKIYFENNEPIPHNGKPGFTRSQLTKFDTLPWLIKIYDGPHVAIYRFDFDSLGQRVRRGA, from the coding sequence ATGAGTGAACTGGCGAGCGCATCGGCCACGGTCGGCCGTACCACCGACCGGCGGGACGACCGGCCGCCCGAGCCGCCCCGGCGCGCCTGGGCCGGGGCGGCCGTCGCCGGGGCCAGCCTCACGATCGCCGCCGCGGTCGGGGCCGCTGCGCTCGTCATCGCGTACCGGCGGGCCGAATGGGGACAGGACGGCGCGTTCACCTGGTTCTGGGGCGGGATGCTGGTCTTCACGCTGCCGGCGGCGTACTGGGGGATCCGCCGCGGCTCGGACGACCGGCTCCGGCTGGCCGTCCTGATCGGCTACGCCTGCTTCACCTACCTGCCGAAGCTGCTGCGCAACCCCACCGGACCGCTGTTCCACGACGAGTACGCCCACTGGGGACAGAGCCGGGACATCCTCCTCGACGGCGTGCTGTTCCAGCAGAACCCGATCGTCCGGGTGATCGGCGACTACCCCGGCCTGCACGCCACCGTCGCCTCGCTGGCCTCGCTCACCGACCTCACCGTCTGGCACGCCGCCCTGTGCGTGCTGATGCTGGCCCACGTACTGGTGGTGCTCGGTGTCGTGGTCCTGGCCGGACAACTCTGGCCGGACCCGCGGATCGCCGCCGCGGCCGCGATCATCTACAGCCTCAACAGCTCGTTCCTCTACTTCGACACCCAGCTCGGCTACGAGTCGCTGGCGATCGCCGTGATGATCTGGGCCCTGGCGGCCGGGCTGCGCGCCGTCCGCCCCCACGGACGGGCGGCCCGCGCCCGCTGGTTCGCGCTGACGCTGGTGATGGCCGTGGCGATCACCGCCACCCACCATCTCACCGCGATCTGGCTGACCTGCATGTTCGGGTTGGTCGCGTTCTGCTGCACGGTCGCCGCCTGGCGCGACCGCGCGCTGTCCGGCCCGGCCCGCACCGGATGGCTGCTCACCATCGGTACGGGCGCGACCGTGGCGATCTGGATGGGCGTCGTATCCCCGCGCACCGGCCGCTACCTGGAGCCGTACCTGGGTCGGGCGCTCGACCAGTTCGGCGGCATGGCGGGCGGCGGCTCCGGCAGCCGTACCCTGTTCAGCCAGTCGATCGCCCCCTGGTGGGAGCAGCAGGCCGCGTTCGCCGCCCCGGGGTTCGCCCTGTTCGCCGCGGTCGGCGCCGGGCTGTTCTGGTGGCGCCGCCGCGGTCGCGCCGAACCGCTCACCCGGGCACTCTCGGCCGCCATGCTGCTGCTCGGCGCCCTCTACTTCCCGGCCACCCTGCTGATCCTCACGCCCTCCGGGGCGGAGGGCGCACGGCGCTCCTGGGCGTTCAGCTACCTCGGCATGGCCCTGGCCGTCGCCCCGTTGATCATCGCACTGCTGGACCGGGCGCGCCGGCCGATCGGCCGTTCGCGCCTGACCGCATCCGGCCCGGCCGGCGCCCTGCTGCTGACCGGGTGCGCCCTGGTGATGATCGGTAACACGGCCTCCGGCATGAACCCCGCCTACCGCATGCCCGGCCCGCCGGTCTTCGGCTCGGACACCCGGGCCGCCACCCCCGAGGTGATGGCCGCCGCCCGCTGGCTGCTGGAGACCCGGGGCCGCGGCGCGCGACTGGTCGCCGACCGCTACTCCGGGCTGATCTTCGGATCGTACGGCGAGCAGGAGCCGACCACCGGCTCGGAGAGCTTCCGCGCCTACGACCTGTACATCGCCCAGCCCGGTAGGCCGATGCCCGCCGCCATCCTGGAGCAGCTCCGGACCTGGCGCTTCGAATACCTCGTGGTGGACCGCCGGATGGCCGAACAGGTGCCGGACATCAAGATCTACTTCGAGAACAACGAGCCGATCCCGCACAACGGGAAACCCGGCTTCACCCGGTCCCAGCTGACCAAATTCGACACCCTGCCCTGGCTGATCAAGATCTACGACGGGCCGCACGTGGCGATCTACCGCTTCGACTTCGACAGCCTGGGCCAGCGCGTCCGCAGGGGGGCATGA
- a CDS encoding glycosyltransferase family 4 protein has product MRIGVVSNAYHPDIGGVETHVKRLCAGLIAAGDDVEVITQHATRSVENVDGVVVRRFPLTVPAGNYRLSVPLWRWLRAHAAEYDVLHAHSYHALAALCAALGNRTPLVFTPHYHGTGHTRFRAALHPLYRPLGRAVMHRASAVVCVTSAERELVLRDFPAVATRIVVIPNGTDPRPAPSTRPPRTRRIVCVGRLEQYKRVDRVIRAMTRLGPEHRLDVVGTGPAGDRLRQLTADLGLTGRVVFHGRLDDAAFEACLSSASAAVSASAYEAFGMGVADALAAGLPTVATPIPAHREVAQLAGDSAWLRFADPDDETALAAALAAAAAAGRTRPAILPTWPDVVGATRDVYAAVTHRTAPAAGAVTS; this is encoded by the coding sequence ATGAGGATCGGAGTGGTCTCGAACGCCTACCACCCCGACATCGGCGGGGTGGAGACCCATGTCAAGCGGCTCTGCGCGGGGCTGATCGCCGCCGGCGACGACGTCGAGGTGATCACCCAGCACGCCACCCGCTCGGTGGAGAACGTGGACGGCGTGGTGGTACGCCGCTTCCCGCTCACCGTCCCGGCCGGCAACTACCGGCTCTCCGTCCCGCTGTGGCGCTGGCTGCGTGCCCACGCCGCCGAGTACGACGTCCTGCACGCACACAGCTACCACGCCCTGGCCGCGCTCTGCGCCGCCCTGGGCAACCGGACTCCGCTGGTGTTCACGCCGCACTACCACGGGACCGGGCACACCCGCTTCCGGGCCGCACTGCATCCGCTCTACCGGCCGCTCGGCCGTGCCGTCATGCACCGGGCCTCGGCCGTCGTCTGCGTCACCTCCGCCGAACGTGAGCTGGTGCTGCGGGACTTCCCGGCGGTCGCCACCCGGATCGTGGTCATCCCGAACGGCACCGACCCGCGGCCGGCCCCCAGCACCCGGCCGCCCCGAACCCGGCGCATCGTCTGCGTCGGGCGGCTGGAGCAGTACAAGCGGGTGGACCGGGTGATCCGGGCGATGACCCGGCTCGGCCCGGAGCACCGCCTCGACGTGGTCGGCACCGGCCCGGCCGGCGACCGGCTGCGGCAGCTCACCGCCGACCTCGGGCTGACCGGGCGGGTGGTCTTCCACGGGCGGCTCGACGACGCGGCCTTCGAGGCCTGCCTTTCGAGCGCGTCCGCGGCGGTGTCGGCCTCCGCGTACGAGGCGTTCGGGATGGGGGTGGCCGACGCGCTCGCCGCCGGGCTGCCCACCGTCGCCACCCCGATCCCGGCGCACCGTGAGGTGGCGCAACTGGCCGGGGACAGCGCGTGGCTGCGGTTCGCCGACCCGGACGACGAGACCGCGCTGGCGGCCGCGCTCGCCGCGGCCGCGGCCGCCGGCCGCACCCGGCCCGCGATCCTGCCGACCTGGCCGGACGTGGTCGGTGCGACCCGGGACGTGTACGCCGCGGTGACCCACCGCACGGCACCCGCGGCAGGTGCCGTCACCTCATGA
- a CDS encoding glycosyltransferase family 2 protein produces MPTANRVLPDETGDVMSLTATDIEIKIPATPPEGDAEARPRVSVIVPALNEARNLPHVFARLPELDEIVLVDGGSTDDTVAVARRLRPDIRVVRQNRKGKGNALACGFAEATGDIIVMIDADGSTDPLEIPSFVEALRDGADFAKGSRFHGAGGSADITRLRRAGNKCLSMLVNVLFGTRYSDLCYGYNAFWAHCLDVFDLDSTSPAPNNTDGRLWGDGFEIETLLNLRAARADLAIVEVASFEHSRIHGVSNLNAFTDGMRVLRTIAREWRPKRTKAGRRAKDRAAR; encoded by the coding sequence ATGCCCACGGCCAACCGTGTGCTCCCCGACGAGACCGGCGACGTCATGTCCCTGACCGCCACCGACATCGAGATCAAGATTCCGGCGACCCCGCCCGAGGGCGATGCCGAGGCACGGCCACGGGTCAGCGTCATCGTCCCCGCGCTGAACGAGGCCCGAAACCTGCCGCACGTCTTCGCACGGCTTCCGGAGTTGGACGAGATCGTCCTGGTCGACGGCGGATCCACCGACGACACCGTGGCGGTGGCCCGCCGGCTGCGTCCCGACATCCGCGTCGTACGGCAGAACCGCAAGGGCAAGGGCAACGCCCTGGCCTGCGGATTCGCCGAGGCGACCGGCGACATCATCGTCATGATCGACGCCGACGGGTCCACCGACCCGCTGGAGATCCCCAGCTTCGTCGAGGCGCTGCGCGACGGCGCCGACTTCGCCAAGGGGTCCCGTTTCCACGGCGCCGGCGGCAGCGCCGACATCACCCGGCTGCGCCGGGCCGGCAACAAGTGCCTCAGCATGCTGGTCAACGTCCTGTTCGGAACCCGGTACAGCGACCTCTGCTACGGCTACAACGCGTTCTGGGCGCACTGCCTGGACGTCTTCGACCTGGACAGCACCTCCCCGGCCCCGAACAACACGGACGGCCGGCTGTGGGGCGACGGCTTCGAGATCGAGACCCTGCTCAACCTGCGCGCGGCCCGGGCCGACCTGGCCATCGTGGAGGTCGCCAGCTTCGAGCACTCCCGGATCCACGGCGTCAGCAACCTCAACGCCTTCACCGACGGGATGCGGGTGCTGCGCACCATCGCCCGCGAGTGGCGGCCCAAGCGCACCAAGGCCGGACGCCGGGCCAAGGATCGGGCCGCCCGATGA
- a CDS encoding L-type lectin-domain containing protein, translating to MAAVAQSGGAFAADGKPRPDRELSLSGTAELVHREGDSKPIVRLTNDGFKQMGSAWLVKPLNLTRSFEVEFTARLRGVGRTGADGIAFVVQGIGPRVLGGWGGGLAYRGISRSVAVEFDTYQNTPDPNSNHVAVTLGGNPDQHIAAAEPSIPLLGKPFRARIRYDADAKRITAHVRALAPGATEELLLDESVDVAETTGVTHGWIGFTGATGDVTSRQDVYDWAVSTPRA from the coding sequence ATGGCCGCCGTGGCGCAATCCGGAGGAGCGTTCGCGGCCGACGGCAAGCCGCGGCCGGACCGGGAGCTGTCGCTCAGCGGGACGGCCGAACTGGTCCACCGCGAGGGTGACAGCAAGCCCATCGTCCGGCTCACGAACGACGGCTTCAAGCAGATGGGATCGGCCTGGCTGGTCAAGCCGCTGAACCTGACCCGCTCGTTCGAGGTCGAGTTCACGGCGCGCCTGCGCGGCGTCGGCCGGACCGGCGCCGACGGCATCGCCTTCGTGGTGCAGGGCATCGGCCCGCGGGTGCTCGGCGGCTGGGGCGGCGGGCTCGCCTACCGGGGCATCAGCCGCAGCGTGGCGGTGGAGTTCGACACCTACCAGAACACGCCCGACCCCAACAGCAACCACGTCGCGGTGACGCTCGGCGGTAACCCCGACCAGCACATCGCCGCCGCCGAGCCCTCGATCCCGCTGCTCGGCAAGCCGTTCCGGGCCCGGATCCGCTACGACGCCGACGCCAAACGGATCACCGCCCACGTCCGTGCCCTCGCGCCCGGCGCCACCGAAGAGCTCCTGCTCGACGAGAGCGTGGACGTCGCCGAGACCACCGGTGTGACCCACGGGTGGATCGGGTTCACCGGCGCCACCGGCGACGTGACCTCCCGCCAGGACGTCTACGACTGGGCCGTCAGCACGCCGCGGGCCTGA
- a CDS encoding FAD-dependent oxidoreductase, producing the protein MPGPAVVIIGAGVTGCAIADELTARGWTDVTVLEQGPLFETGGSSSHTPGLVSQIAPSRTMTRLARYTAEKYARLGCYSPVGGLELATTPERLADLHRRHGFGEAWGVHSAVVDPAGCLALFPLLEKSLVLGGLHVPSDGLVEAVRAAETQAANATARGARFIGNRRVTNLLTDKGRITGVRTAEDETFPAALVVSCTGFWGATGRPIVPMVQQYVRTTAAGAGDSLPIVRHPDRGLYLRAHGDRLGIGAVRPDPRPVRLGDLPGDAHPAMLPFTPDTFRQSWTAATELIPALRGTALDEAYNGVLGVTADGFPLLGEAREPRGLWVAEAVPVAHSAGAAKALTEWIVDGRSAIDLHECDLNRFDPGRLSPEYVRRRAVRRLADEQRPAHPADPPGVRDLRIGPFHSRQAELGAVFDEEGGWETPLWYASNPAPDPPVTRDEWSGRHWSPIAETEARLTRRRVGLFDLTPLTRIEVTGPFAAGADIPVGTIRPRGGVTVTRLAGSRFLIGANGPLDLDRLLRAVPPGVTVRDVSAGTCALAVWGPAARELLAPLTTVDLASFGHLQAREGHLGMAPVTLLRISAAGELGWEIWAEAGYGPRLWDTLWEAGRELGLVAAGRLARDGMRMEKGHRLRWTDVTDEDEADPERSSACLVLAETGEVPVGGEPVYAGGFVVGHVTSAAYGCSVAAPIAYAWLPSVLAVPGTQVEIGYLDRRLLATVTAEPLFDPKRERLLR; encoded by the coding sequence GTGCCGGGCCCGGCGGTGGTGATCATCGGCGCGGGCGTCACCGGCTGTGCCATTGCCGACGAGCTGACCGCGCGGGGCTGGACCGATGTCACCGTGCTGGAGCAGGGGCCGCTCTTCGAGACCGGCGGGTCGAGTTCGCACACTCCCGGGCTGGTCTCCCAGATCGCGCCGTCGCGGACCATGACCAGGCTGGCCCGTTACACCGCGGAGAAGTACGCACGGCTCGGCTGCTACTCGCCGGTCGGCGGACTGGAACTGGCCACCACCCCGGAGCGGCTGGCCGACCTGCACCGGCGGCACGGGTTCGGGGAGGCGTGGGGGGTCCACTCCGCGGTCGTCGACCCGGCCGGCTGTCTCGCCCTCTTCCCACTGCTGGAGAAGTCGCTGGTCCTGGGCGGTCTGCACGTCCCGTCGGACGGTCTGGTGGAGGCGGTCCGGGCCGCCGAGACCCAGGCCGCGAACGCCACGGCGCGCGGCGCCCGGTTTATCGGAAATAGGCGCGTCACCAATCTGCTAACCGATAAAGGCCGGATCACCGGGGTGCGTACGGCCGAGGACGAGACCTTCCCGGCCGCCCTGGTGGTGAGCTGCACCGGATTCTGGGGCGCCACCGGCCGGCCGATCGTCCCGATGGTCCAGCAGTACGTGCGAACCACCGCGGCCGGCGCCGGCGACTCCCTGCCGATCGTCCGGCACCCCGACCGTGGCCTCTACCTGCGGGCGCACGGCGACCGGCTGGGCATCGGCGCGGTCCGGCCCGATCCGCGCCCGGTCCGGCTCGGTGACCTGCCCGGCGACGCGCACCCGGCGATGCTGCCGTTCACCCCGGACACCTTCCGGCAGTCCTGGACGGCGGCCACCGAGCTGATCCCGGCCCTGCGCGGGACCGCCCTCGACGAGGCGTACAACGGGGTGCTCGGGGTGACCGCGGACGGGTTTCCGCTGCTCGGCGAGGCCCGGGAGCCGCGTGGTCTGTGGGTCGCCGAGGCCGTTCCGGTGGCGCACTCGGCCGGCGCGGCGAAGGCCCTCACCGAGTGGATCGTCGACGGCCGTTCCGCGATCGACCTGCACGAGTGCGATCTCAACCGGTTCGATCCGGGCCGGCTCTCCCCGGAGTACGTGCGGCGCCGCGCGGTCCGCCGGCTCGCCGACGAGCAGCGGCCTGCCCACCCGGCCGACCCGCCCGGGGTCCGTGACCTGCGGATCGGGCCCTTCCACTCCCGGCAGGCCGAGCTGGGCGCGGTGTTCGATGAGGAGGGCGGCTGGGAGACCCCGCTGTGGTACGCGTCCAACCCGGCCCCCGACCCGCCGGTCACCCGTGACGAGTGGTCGGGCCGGCACTGGTCGCCGATCGCCGAGACCGAGGCCCGGCTGACGCGCCGCCGGGTCGGGCTGTTCGACCTGACCCCGCTCACCCGGATCGAGGTGACCGGCCCGTTCGCCGCCGGCGCCGACATCCCGGTCGGGACGATCCGGCCGCGGGGCGGCGTCACCGTGACACGGCTCGCCGGGTCCCGGTTCCTGATCGGCGCCAACGGCCCGCTCGACCTGGACCGGCTGCTGCGCGCCGTCCCGCCCGGCGTCACGGTGCGCGACGTCTCGGCCGGCACCTGCGCGCTCGCGGTGTGGGGTCCGGCTGCCCGGGAGCTGCTGGCCCCGCTCACCACGGTCGACCTCGCCTCCTTCGGCCACCTCCAGGCGCGGGAGGGGCACCTCGGCATGGCGCCGGTCACCCTGCTGCGGATCTCCGCCGCCGGCGAGCTGGGCTGGGAGATCTGGGCCGAGGCCGGGTACGGGCCCCGGCTGTGGGACACCCTCTGGGAGGCGGGCCGGGAGCTCGGCCTGGTCGCCGCCGGCCGCCTCGCCCGGGACGGCATGCGGATGGAGAAGGGGCACCGGCTCCGGTGGACCGACGTCACCGACGAGGACGAGGCCGATCCGGAGCGGAGCAGCGCCTGCCTGGTGCTGGCGGAGACCGGGGAGGTCCCGGTGGGTGGTGAGCCGGTGTACGCGGGCGGGTTCGTGGTGGGCCATGTGACGAGCGCGGCGTACGGATGTTCGGTGGCGGCGCCCATCGCGTACGCCTGGTTGCCGTCCGTCCTGGCGGTCCCCGGCACGCAGGTGGAGATCGGATATCTCGACCGGAGGCTGCTCGCCACCGTGACGGCCGAGCCCCTGTTCGATCCGAAACGCGAGCGCCTGCTGCGCTAG
- a CDS encoding glycerophosphodiester phosphodiesterase family protein, with protein MRHPFLDGPGPLAFAHRGGAAAGDENTAEAFERAVAMGYRYVETDVHATADGIPVVIHDAELDRVAGRAARVADLTWADLATVRVGGAAAVPRLDDVLNAWPRIRFNIDVKSDLVVEPAVAAVRAAGAEDRVLLASFSDARLARVRALGGPKIATSLGMRGVARLRIAATAGVRVRLPESVAAAQVPVRHGRITLVTARFVGYLHRLGLHLHVWTIDDPEEMVRLLEMGVDGIMTDRIEVLRDVYAARGSWSG; from the coding sequence GTGCGCCATCCGTTCCTCGACGGCCCCGGCCCGCTCGCCTTCGCCCATCGCGGCGGGGCCGCGGCCGGTGACGAGAACACCGCGGAGGCCTTCGAGCGGGCGGTCGCCATGGGCTACCGGTACGTGGAGACCGACGTGCACGCCACGGCCGACGGGATCCCGGTCGTCATCCACGACGCCGAACTCGACCGGGTCGCCGGCCGGGCCGCCCGGGTCGCCGATCTGACCTGGGCCGACCTCGCCACCGTACGGGTGGGCGGCGCCGCCGCCGTGCCCCGCCTCGACGACGTGCTGAACGCCTGGCCGCGGATCCGGTTCAACATCGACGTCAAGTCCGACCTCGTGGTCGAGCCGGCCGTCGCCGCGGTCCGGGCCGCCGGCGCCGAGGACCGGGTGCTGCTCGCCTCGTTCAGCGACGCCCGGCTGGCCCGGGTCCGGGCGCTCGGCGGACCGAAGATCGCCACCTCGCTGGGTATGCGCGGGGTGGCCCGGCTCCGGATCGCCGCGACCGCCGGGGTCCGGGTCCGCCTGCCGGAGTCGGTGGCCGCCGCCCAGGTTCCGGTCCGGCACGGCCGGATCACCCTGGTCACGGCACGTTTCGTGGGCTATCTGCACCGGCTCGGGCTGCACCTGCACGTGTGGACGATCGACGATCCGGAAGAAATGGTTCGGCTGCTCGAAATGGGCGTGGACGGAATCATGACGGACCGCATCGAGGTACTTCGCGACGTCTATGCGGCGCGCGGTTCGTGGTCCGGCTGA